CTCTACTTTGATTCTCACCGGATTCGTATAGAGTATTTGCTTTAATTGTTCAATTATAATCAGTCTCTCTTCACGTTCTTCCTCAGACAGACGAGTAGTAGCAGCAGCCTTACTTGTATCTTGAGATTCCTCTTTCATAATTGGATCCATGTTCATGGATTCCTTATTATCTAAAATTATTGTTACCTTTAGCCCCTTTTTAACTTGGGACATGATTTCATTCGCCTTCTGTTTTGCTAAATCTCTGTCAGAGATTTGCCAGGAAACTTTAACGCACTTTGTATCGGAATTGCTACCGTCTTTGGGGGTCGAATGACCAATTCTCGATCGATTTACTCCTAGTTTTAGTAATTCGATCCCCTTATCTTTGGCTAACTTATCAGCGTATGCATTAGTCACTGTCTTTGCAGGGAGCATTTTTACTAGAGGTACTAAAGCACCTTggtcatcttcttcaaccttcaatataataaaacctTCTTTGTCTAAATCAATGCCTTTGATTAATTCACGAATATTAACGAGACTAACCACATTACTTTGCGTATCAATCGCCTTAACGTTACCGTCTGGACGTATCTTTAGAATCTCAGACAATGTACTGTTTGCAGCTTCTTGAGCTCTCTTAGATCCTGTTGACCATTTAACtaccaaattttttttcctaTTTACACCGTTTAATGGGGGTCTATTTCTTGAATCTCTATTTCTATGCTTCTGTTGCCTATTGTTATTCTTTGGATCGTTGTCTAATGCACGTACATAATTGAATAACGCGCTATTCATAGTTGCAGACGGTATATCTTTCCATAGAGTCTGTACATTTGTGATATGACGTACATAATTAGCGGAACCTCTCAAAATCAATGATTGGCATGACCTCAGCGTGAACATTTTATCCTAGTTTGATCTTATACCGTTCGACTTCTGTACTATATGCATGTTGCATACATAATAAGAGCTTTAAGAATAAACGGAAATATGAAGACTTTTCATCAAGTCCGGGTAACAATATCATATATTAGTTACCACTGCTCTATATtgattaaaataaaagtcattaaatattaataattaaCTTCGGTCGTAATTAAAAACCTCTTACTGAGTTTTGTTTCATACTCTAGGGGTAGTTATTTCTTTCTAACTGATTTGATACAATATAAAATACATAAGATAAAAGCCTATCATGTGTTTATAGAATGACAGACCTGGGTGATTAAATGTCAGCACCCATGACCATCGCAAGTAAAGCCATTCTCACGAACAAACCGTATCTCATTTGTCTAAAGTATGCAGCACGATGATCATAATCCACTTCCTCGCGAATTTCGCTGACACGTGGTAACGGGTGCATTATAACCATGTGCTGCTTGGCATGAGCCAAAATCTTGTTGTCGACAATGTAAACATCTTTGAACCGTAAATAATCTATCTCATTATCAAACCTTTCTTGCTGGACTCTGGTACAATACAATACATCAGATTTGGAAATAAGTTCAGGACTGATCTCCTCAGTCTCAGTGCCCAAAAGGCCTGCATCACTTAGTTCCTTACGCAATGCACTTGGTAATCTCAGTTCTTTTGGAGAAATCAAGTTGATTCTAACATGGTAGTGCTTTAATAAACGGCATAAAGAGTGAACTGGTCTACCAAATTTCAAATCACCCATAAAGGTGACGGAGATACCGTTAACAGTACCTAGCTCCTCTCTAATTGTGAATAGATCTAAGAAAGCCTGGGTTGGGTGTTCACGAGAACCATTTCCACCATTAACAATGGGTACTGGAGAGTACTTGGCGGCAATATGAGCAGACATTTCATCTGGATGTCTCAAAACAATCGCATCGGAATAACAAGCTAGTGTTCTAATTGTATCTTGTAGAGTCTCTCCCTTTTTCACAGAAGAAGCAGTAGTATTAATGTTAACAGTTCTACCACCTAAACGCTCCATTGCAGCAATAAAGGAAGATGAAGTTCTAGTCGATGGTTCATAGAATATAGTTGTCAACACACGGCCCTTCATTAAGTCCAAAACACCTTCCCTTTCAACCGCAGACCTTAATTCTTGTGCGACAGCAAACAAAGCGTGGAAATCAGAACGCTTGAATTGGTTAACAGACAAAATATTCCTTCCCAAGAATGGATTGTTTCCACGAATCAACTGCAATAACGCACTGGAAGTGAATAAATCCTGTGGTGGTCTGGACGACATCAATCTCTGCCCTAGTGGTTGATCAACCAATGATTCTTCATAGTCGCCATCCATAGATGTAACAGAGTTATGCCTTTCGTTAGAGAACGAAAACCTTTTTCTGCTGACAGTTCCGATTGCGACAGGTTGAACATGTTGAGCCTCGTTGTTAATAGTAGCTTTTTGAGGGGCACTTGCTGAGGTGATGATAACTTCACCCTTAGCTTCGTTGACTATCAAGTCACCACTTAAAACCACCGTTTCTTTATTGATCAAAACACGCTCAACACCACCTTTCAAGTCACCTTTGGTGTAAGGGGACCACCTTTTTGTGTGCTTGAAAGTAAATTCAAGGT
This Eremothecium cymbalariae DBVPG#7215 chromosome 5, complete sequence DNA region includes the following protein-coding sequences:
- the AIM23 gene encoding Aim23p (similar to Ashbya gossypii ACR262C), whose translation is MFTLRSCQSLILRGSANYVRHITNVQTLWKDIPSATMNSALFNYVRALDNDPKNNNRQQKHRNRDSRNRPPLNGVNRKKNLVVKWSTGSKRAQEAANSTLSEILKIRPDGNVKAIDTQSNVVSLVNIRELIKGIDLDKEGFIILKVEEDDQGALVPLVKMLPAKTVTNAYADKLAKDKGIELLKLGVNRSRIGHSTPKDGSNSDTKCVKVSWQISDRDLAKQKANEIMSQVKKGLKVTIILDNKESMNMDPIMKEESQDTSKAAATTRLSEEEREERLIIIEQLKQILYTNPVRIKVEGSIRNRMTVKVIPKGSSFDCKEDKRALKEQRKREKQEKLRRRIEKKLLRKADG